In one window of Candidatus Woesearchaeota archaeon DNA:
- a CDS encoding TldD/PmbA family protein produces MPTTPLDERGVRYWEIRQGRIQSNSVALWNKEVKDMSHGVHEGASVRVLYKNGWGFAYSEEGNLKSIMKQALSIAKIIDKKTKVRREIASQKRTKASKAVPMKTDFHGIGFEEKKKLLLEMAKSALSDKRITNASTNYLDITKETRFTNSEGSEIRQRLNYCYGGASVTAKRGLKIEQYSRRVGAQAGYEVTKEFHAATEKAKEKAIALLDAKVPKGGRTKVVCDGVLTDVFIHEALGHAAEADHIIQKASCLDGRLGTRIAPDHVTVIDDGTIPKMWGSYFYDDEGIKASKTTLINKGRLQTFLNSRETAAALRQKLTGNGRAGGISQIPLVRMSNTYIKKHDWKTEEMFKEMKNGYYLKGSSGGQVDTAVGSFQFSAQEGYLIERGEIKTLLKNISLAGNTLELLGNITAISDRYQAGFPGHCGKSGQMVPVIGHCPSILIEDALVGGK; encoded by the coding sequence ATGCCAACCACACCATTAGACGAAAGAGGAGTAAGATACTGGGAAATCAGGCAAGGAAGGATCCAGAGCAATTCTGTAGCCCTATGGAACAAGGAAGTAAAGGACATGAGCCACGGGGTCCATGAAGGAGCATCAGTCAGAGTCCTGTACAAGAACGGATGGGGATTCGCATATTCTGAAGAAGGAAACCTGAAGAGCATAATGAAACAGGCCCTGTCGATAGCAAAGATAATAGACAAGAAAACAAAGGTCAGGAGAGAGATAGCTTCCCAGAAAAGGACCAAGGCAAGCAAGGCAGTGCCGATGAAGACAGATTTCCACGGCATAGGCTTCGAAGAGAAGAAAAAACTTCTGCTCGAGATGGCCAAATCAGCACTTTCTGACAAGAGGATAACAAATGCATCCACAAACTATCTTGACATCACAAAAGAGACAAGATTCACGAACTCGGAGGGATCAGAGATAAGGCAAAGGCTCAACTACTGCTACGGCGGCGCATCAGTCACAGCAAAAAGAGGCCTGAAGATAGAGCAGTACAGCAGAAGGGTGGGGGCGCAGGCAGGCTATGAGGTGACAAAAGAATTCCATGCAGCGACAGAGAAGGCAAAGGAGAAAGCAATAGCGCTGCTTGATGCAAAAGTCCCGAAAGGAGGCAGGACAAAGGTCGTGTGCGACGGAGTCCTGACGGATGTATTCATCCATGAAGCCCTGGGCCATGCAGCAGAAGCAGACCACATAATACAGAAGGCATCATGCCTCGACGGGAGATTAGGCACAAGGATAGCCCCAGACCATGTCACTGTGATAGACGACGGCACAATACCAAAGATGTGGGGAAGCTACTTCTATGACGATGAGGGGATCAAGGCCAGCAAGACGACGTTGATAAACAAAGGGAGGCTCCAGACATTCCTGAACTCAAGGGAGACAGCAGCGGCGCTCAGGCAGAAGCTAACAGGGAACGGCAGGGCAGGGGGCATATCACAGATACCTCTTGTCAGGATGAGCAACACATACATAAAGAAGCATGACTGGAAAACAGAAGAGATGTTCAAGGAGATGAAGAACGGATACTACCTCAAGGGGAGCAGCGGGGGGCAGGTCGACACTGCAGTGGGCAGCTTCCAGTTCTCAGCACAGGAGGGCTACCTCATCGAGAGGGGCGAAATAAAGACACTCCTAAAGAACATCTCATTAGCGGGGAATACACTGGAACTCCTAGGCAACATAACTGCGATATCAGACAGGTACCAGGCCGGATTCCCGGGGCACTGCGGAAAATCAGGGCAGATGGTGCCTGTCATCGGGCACTGTCCCAGCATACTCATAGAAGATGCTCTAGTCGGCGGAAAATGA
- a CDS encoding tyrosine--tRNA ligase: MNTEERLELIRQVGEEIITEEDLRKVLEEKKQPIAYDGFEPSGRMHIAQGILRSINTNKMIKAGCKFKFLVADWHGWANNKMGGDLEKIKKVGEYLIEIWRACGMDLDNVEFVWASDFMNDDNYWKKVMNIARASTVKRILRCSQIMGRSESEALQASQIFYPCMQCADIFHLDVDICQLGLDQRKVNMLAREIGPQLGYWKPVIVSHHMLMGLGQPASKNADATERAIELKMSKSKPDTAIFMTDSYDDIKRKMNKAYCPEKITENNPIMEYARYVIFEKFKTLDIKRPEKYGGDLSFVSYDELAKSYSDGELHPMDLKTAVADRVYELVKPIESHFTKNKKAVKLKEEIESFRVTR, encoded by the coding sequence ATGAATACTGAGGAAAGGCTTGAACTAATCCGCCAAGTGGGGGAAGAGATCATAACAGAAGAGGACCTGAGGAAAGTCCTTGAAGAGAAGAAGCAACCCATAGCCTATGACGGATTCGAGCCATCAGGGAGGATGCACATAGCGCAGGGGATCCTGCGCTCCATCAACACGAACAAGATGATCAAAGCCGGATGCAAATTCAAGTTCTTAGTGGCAGACTGGCACGGCTGGGCCAACAACAAGATGGGCGGCGACCTCGAGAAGATAAAGAAAGTCGGTGAGTATCTCATCGAGATATGGCGTGCATGCGGCATGGATCTGGACAATGTCGAGTTCGTCTGGGCCAGCGACTTCATGAACGATGACAACTACTGGAAGAAAGTCATGAACATCGCACGCGCATCCACAGTCAAGAGGATACTTAGATGCTCGCAGATAATGGGAAGGAGCGAAAGCGAAGCCCTGCAGGCATCGCAGATATTCTACCCCTGCATGCAGTGTGCAGACATATTCCATCTTGACGTCGACATATGCCAGCTCGGGCTCGACCAGAGGAAGGTCAACATGCTAGCCCGCGAGATCGGGCCGCAGCTCGGCTACTGGAAGCCGGTCATTGTCTCACATCACATGCTCATGGGGCTCGGGCAGCCAGCATCAAAAAATGCAGATGCCACAGAAAGGGCGATAGAGCTCAAGATGAGCAAATCAAAGCCGGACACAGCAATATTCATGACAGACTCATATGATGATATCAAGAGGAAGATGAACAAGGCATACTGCCCGGAGAAGATCACAGAGAACAACCCCATAATGGAGTATGCAAGATACGTAATCTTCGAGAAATTCAAGACTCTAGACATAAAAAGGCCCGAGAAGTACGGCGGCGACCTCTCTTTCGTGTCATATGATGAGCTAGCCAAATCCTACTCCGACGGAGAGCTCCACCCAATGGATCTCAAGACAGCAGTCGCAGACAGGGTGTACGAACTCGTGAAACCGATAGAATCACACTTCACAAAGAACAAGAAAGCGGTGAAGCTGAAAGAGGAGATAGAGAGCTTCAGGGTCACAAGGTAA
- a CDS encoding PRC-barrel domain-containing protein, with the protein MAEDDKHFSRELIGKTVVSKTGKRFGEVGDIVFETRSGELIHMVLVNPTSYTEKLELEKDKNGNLLVPFSAVIAIGDFMVIAEEDII; encoded by the coding sequence ATGGCAGAAGACGATAAGCATTTTTCAAGGGAGCTCATAGGTAAGACAGTTGTTAGCAAGACAGGTAAGAGGTTTGGCGAGGTCGGTGATATTGTCTTTGAGACCCGTTCCGGTGAGCTTATCCATATGGTTCTTGTGAATCCGACGTCCTATACTGAGAAGCTTGAGCTTGAGAAGGATAAGAACGGCAATCTTCTGGTGCCTTTCAGTGCAGTCATAGCGATTGGGGATTTCATGGTCATAGCTGAGGAAGACATCATTTGA
- a CDS encoding replication factor C small subunit: MGEDAQIWTEKYRPMDFSDIKGQDDTVQKVEAFVKGRNMPHLLFTGPAGVGKTSISLVIARQLFGDGWRANFLELNASDERGIDVIRNKVKDFARTRAIGDVPFKLIYLDECDALTKEAQQALRRTMENYTQTTRFILSANYSSRIIDPIQSRCAVFRFRPLSRKDIDAIIVKISEKEGLKLSQDAKDALYEISGGDCRKVENILQSCAVISDDIGTDLIYSMASAARPEDLKHVLELAVDSRFVEARDALLKTMLDFGLSGLDVIKQIQKELLGLDADPSVIMQLMVHCGEAEFRMVEGSDEFVQLEAFLAKVVLAGEGKKKR; the protein is encoded by the coding sequence TTGGGTGAAGATGCTCAGATTTGGACAGAGAAGTATAGGCCGATGGATTTTTCTGATATAAAGGGTCAGGATGATACTGTCCAGAAGGTTGAGGCATTTGTGAAAGGCAGGAACATGCCACATCTGCTGTTCACTGGCCCTGCTGGCGTCGGCAAGACTTCCATTTCTTTGGTCATCGCGAGACAGCTTTTCGGGGATGGCTGGCGTGCCAATTTCCTTGAGCTGAATGCCTCAGATGAGCGCGGCATCGATGTAATCAGGAACAAGGTGAAGGATTTTGCCAGGACAAGGGCCATAGGTGATGTGCCTTTCAAGCTGATTTATCTTGATGAGTGCGATGCCTTGACCAAAGAGGCTCAGCAGGCTCTAAGGAGGACCATGGAGAATTATACCCAGACGACAAGGTTCATCCTTTCAGCCAATTACAGCTCGAGGATCATCGATCCTATCCAGTCAAGATGTGCTGTATTCAGGTTCAGGCCTCTGTCCAGGAAGGACATTGATGCCATTATCGTCAAGATTTCTGAGAAGGAGGGTCTTAAGCTCTCTCAGGATGCGAAGGATGCGCTTTATGAAATTTCAGGCGGTGATTGCAGGAAAGTCGAGAATATCCTGCAGAGCTGTGCTGTCATCTCTGATGATATCGGCACTGATCTCATTTATTCCATGGCTTCTGCTGCAAGGCCGGAGGATCTGAAGCATGTGCTTGAGCTTGCCGTGGATTCGAGGTTTGTCGAGGCGCGTGATGCTCTCCTGAAGACCATGCTCGATTTCGGCCTATCAGGCCTTGATGTGATAAAGCAGATCCAGAAGGAGCTCCTTGGTCTTGATGCTGATCCGTCAGTGATCATGCAGCTCATGGTCCATTGCGGGGAGGCAGAGTTCAGGATGGTGGAGGGCTCTGATGAGTTTGTCCAGCTTGAGGCTTTTCTGGCAAAGGTGGTCCTGGCCGGCGAAGGGAAGAAAAAAAGGTAA